The sequence AATAAGAtgatttttaaataaatataacAATAATTGTTATATTCACAATTATTGTGAAAAAagtaaatacactgaacaaaaatataaacgcaacaatttcaatgattttactgcgttacagttcatataaggaaatcagtaaatttaaatacattcattaggcccaaatctatggaattcacatgactggaaatgcagatatccatctgttggtcacagatacctttaaaaaattgtaggggcatggatcagaaaaccagtcattatctggtgtgaccaccatttgcctcatgcagcatgatacatctccttcacatagagtttatcaggctgttgattgtggcctgtggaatgttgtcccactcctcttcaatggctgtgcggagttgctagatattggtgggaacttgaacacgctgtcgtagacgtcgatccagagcatcccacacatgTTCAGtggttgacatgtctggtgagtatgcaggccatggaagaactgggacattttcagcttccaggaattatatgcagatccttgcgacatgaggtcgtgcattatcatgctgaaacatgaggtgatggtggcggaggaatggcacgacaatgggcctcaggatctcgtcacggtgtcTCTGGGCGTTCAAATTGCCTTTGATAAAATGCAGTTGCGTTCGTTGCGTTCGTTGTATGCtttcccataccataaccccaccgccaccatggggcactctggtcacaacgttgacatcagcaaaccgctcgcccacactacACCATActcgctgtctgccatctgcccggtgaAGTTGAAACCGgaattaatctgtgaagagcacccttctccagtgtgccagtggccatcgaaggtgagcattttcccactgaagtcagttacaacgccgaactgtagtcaggtcaagaccctggtgaggacaacaagcatgcagatgagcttccctgagatggtttctgacagtttgtgcagaaattcttcgcttgtgcaaacccacagtttcatcagctgtccaggtggctggtctgagacgatcctgcaggtgaagaagccggacgtggaggtcctgggctgctgtggttacacgtggtctgcggttgtgaggccagttcgACGTGCTGCCAAATTCTCGAAAACGATGTTGGCTTATggtaatttaatgttcatttctctatctGGCAACAGCTATGGTGGAAATtattgatgagtgatgacaaaaTCAGTGATGACAAgtgcatgctccctcaacatctgtggaattgtcttgtgtgacaaaactgcacattttagagtggccttttattgttcccagcacaaggtgcacctgtataatgatcatgctgtttgatcagcttcttgatatgccacacctgtcaggtggatggattatcttggcaaaggagacatgctcactaacagggatgtaaaccaatttgtgcaccaaatttgagaaaaataagctttttgtgcatatggaatattTATGAAATTTAGgaattatgaacacctgctctttccatgacaaaaactgactaggtgaatctaggtgaaagctattttcccttattaatgtcacttgttaaatacacttcaatcagtgtagatgaaggggaggaaacagattaaagaaggatttttaagccttgagacatggattgggtatgtgtgccattcagtgtgaatgggcaagacaagatGTGTAAGTGCCTTtcaatggggtatggtagtaggtaccaggcgcaccggtttgtgtcaagaactgcaacgctgctgagtttttcaggCTCAATACTttaccgtgtgtatcaagaatggtccaccatccaaaggacgtccagccaatttgacacaactgtgggaagcattggaatcaacatgcgccagcatccctgtgaaacgctttcaacaccttgtagagtccatgtcccgacgaattgaagctgttctgaggggaaaaggggggtgcaactcaatattaggaaggtgttcttgttttgtacactcagtgtatatgaataCATTTTGTAACAGTTATttaagtataaattaccaaagttacgaTAGATTGCCATAGACTTTCTGATAATTACTGAAGATTCCGGTAAGTTTGGTAAATTACGAGGAGCTTTGCCACCTTAGTTGTGGTGTCAACAAATTGCATATCTGCACTGGACATCTTCATAGGTTTTGAAAACTCAGAAATAAACAGAACAACGTAACACAGTAATTGGTTTGGAAGAGATAGTGGCACTCTCGGATTGTTAAAAAAGAAACAGCATTggcccatctctcgctctctctcgccatatatacagtaccagtcaaaagtttggacacctactcattccacggtttttctttattttttactattttttacattgtagaataattgtgaagacatcaaaactattaagtaacatatatggaatcatggagtaaacaaagtgttaaacaaatccaaatatatttgagattcttcaaagcagccaccctttgccttgatgacaactttgcacactcttggaattctcttaaccagcttcatgacgtagtcacctggaatgcatttcaattaacaggtgtgccttgttaatttgtggaatttctttccttctttatgcgtttgagccagtcagttgttgtatacagaagatagccctatttggcaaaataccaagtccatattatggcaagaacagctcaaatgagcaaagagaaatgacagtccatcattactttaagacatggaggtCAGTCCAGAaaatgtgcagtcgcaaaaaccatcaagcgctgtgatgaaacagaaataccttatttacataagtattcacaccctttgctatgagacttgaaattaagctcaggtgcatgctgtttccaatgatcatccttgagatgtttctacaacttgattggagtccacctgtggtaatttcaattgattggacatgattttgaaaggcacatacctgtcgtctataaggtcccacagttgacagtgcatgtcagagcaaaaaccaagccatgagatcgaaggaatatGTCCGTAGAGTtcaaagacaggattgtgtcgaggcacagatctggggaagagtaccaaaacatttctacagcattgaaggtccccaagaacactagcctccatcattcttaaatggaagaagtttggaacgaccaagattctccctagagctggccgcccggccaaattgagcagttgaagggccttggttagggaggtgaccaagaacccgatggtcactctgatagagctccagacttcctctgtggagatgggagaaccttccaaaagtaCAAccatgcagcactccaccaatcaggcctttatggtagagtggccagacggaagtcactcttcagtaaaaggcacttgacagccgcttggagtttgccaaaaggcacctaaaggactcgcagactatgagaaacaagaacTCTTCGGATTGAATGACAAGCGTCAagactggaggaaacctggcaccatccatacagTGAAGCATTCAGCATCACAGCATcattgctgtggggatgtttttcagcggaagggactggaaaaatagtcaggatcgagggaaagatgaacagagcaaagtacagagagatccttgatgaaacctgctccagagcgcttaggaccacagactggggcgaaggttcatcttccaacaggacaatgaccctaagcacacggccaagacaacgcaggattgtCTACGTGACAAgtgtcaatgtccttgagtggcccagccagagcccggacttgaaccggatcggacatctctggagacacctgaacatagctatgcagcaacgctccccatcgaaCCTAATAGAgcctcagaggatctgcagagaagaaaaggagaaactccccaaatacaggtgtgccaagcttgtagcgtcatacccaagaagactcgaggctataatcaTTGCAAAAGGTgctccaacaaagtactgagtaaaaggtctgaatacttgtgtaaatttgtaaaaatagctaacatttctaaacctgtttttgctttgtcattatggggtattgtttgtacaTTGATGGGGGGGGAACAATtcaataaatgttagaataaggctgtaacggaacaaaacgtggaaaaatgaacgggatctgaatactttccgaaggcactgtatgtgcctTTGGTACTACCTATACACAAAAATACTGAAGACAAAATCTTTTGGCAGTGTTCATACTCACTTTTTCTTGTCCATTCTTTGTTTATCCTCTCTCACTACCTCCCTCTCCTTCAGTGCCCAAGGTGAAAATGATGGACCAGTGTCTTGGTTCCCTGGCTCAGGAGTTCAAAGATCTGGTGTACCCTGCTGACTACAACCCAGAGGGAAAGACTGCACCCAAACGCAAACCAGGTGAGAAATCTATAATCTACATTTCTGAGATATTGTTCACTTGCTATGTGTTCCATTGGAGAGATTTACACTTGCGTCTGGCAAATTGGGTAAAGAACAGTATAGTCGCTGGCAGCAGAAGCTGTCTCACTGTCGATATACTGCAACAAATATTGTAACATCCTGGCCCTGTGTGTGTTCAGCTGAGGAAGCAGGCGGAGCAGAGAAGAAGCCTAAGGTGGAGATGTCTGAGGACGAGCTGAGGGCTCACGTACAGAAAGGTACCCTGGGTAAACTGACGGTGCCCATGCTAAAGGATGCATGTAAGCAGTTTGGGGTGAAGGTCACAGGGACCAAGAAACAGGAGCTAATAGACACCTTGAAGGCACAGCTCACAAAATGAGGCGTAGATGTCAATATGTTTCTGTCGATTTTCTGGTCAGAAGTACTTGGAAGCAGGATTATTGATCAGTCTTTGCTTTGGGGTTCTATTTTAAGGTTTCTAGCCAGAGATATCTAGTTTTTCATTTACATTGCTTATTTTTACATGTTTTAaactttgtaataaaaaaaaaaagggttaGTTTGTGTCTGCAGTTTTTTCACACATTTCCAAGCCTTGGTAGCCAGTACTTTGTTTTAGGTTTACTCTCTCCTACATatttattttgacagtgaagctgaaacttttaatttggctctatactccagcattttggatttaagatcaaatgttttatatgagatgacagtacagaatgtcaccttttatttaaggGTATTTTAATACTtatgttttaccgtttagaaatgaatgctgcactttatgtatctagtcccccattTGAAAGTGCATTctgaaaaagtattcagaccctttgactttttccacatattgttacgttacagccttattctaaaatggattaaatagtttttttccccctcatcaatctacacacaatacgccataatgacaaagcaaagtgatggcggctgatgaatggcacgataatgggcctcaggatctcgtcacgatatctctgtgcattcaaattgccatttataattataaaatgcaattgtgttcattgtctatagtttatgcctgtccataccataaccccaccaacaCCATGtgtcactctgttcacaacgttaacatcagcaaacccACTCGCTCGTATgatgccatacacatggtctgtagttgtgaggccggttggacgtactgccaaattctctataaCAACGGAGgtggcttacggtagagaaattaacattcaattatctggcaacagctctggtggacattcctgcagtcagcatgccaattgcacactccctcaaaagttgagacatctgtggtattgtgttgtgtgacaaagatgcacattttagagtggcctttaattgtccccagcaccaggtgcacctgtgtaatgttaatgctgtttaatcagcttcttgatatgccacacctgtcaggtggaaggattatctcggcaaaggagaaacgctcactaatgGGATGTAAACCAAACATTTTAGGGAAATACTCTTTTTGTCAGTATTGAACATTTCcgttatcttttatttcagcttatgaaacatgggaccaacactttacatgttgcgtttacatttttgttcagtgtaaaaggtttagcttcactgtccaaataaatacgtaaGGGAGTGtgtaatttttttatatattttttgtcactTGGATTCTAGGTTTGTTATCTGGGTAAGATATCTTCTTTGGGGAATTGATCCTCATGAGTTCCTTGTCTCTGCATTAATTATTGTTAAGTATGTAAGACTTGGCCTGGGCTTGTTGGGTAATAGCTTGTTTTGTAAAAAAACAATGTCAATATCTTGTTTCCTCTTTTTCCATGGTTTCATAATTTATTTGaagctttaaaaaaaatgcctcCGAAAATAAATGCAGTGACTGTATTTTCTGGTGGTGTAACTCTAAATCAAAAGAGCACTTCCATTAATTGTGTCCGTTTTTATTTTTGGAGAGATCGGATGTTTTTTTCAAAAGATGCATTGTGGAACATTTTTGGTCAAGCCCTTTTTATATGAAAATAAACTGAAATCTCGGGTTTCGAAGTCTCACGGGAGGGACTACATTACGCAGATAGGTCTGACGCAGGCTATGACAAGCGAATGACGTTTTGCGCATGCTCATAGGATCTACGGAGCCAGAAAGGGGGAAAAGTGCAAAAGACAAAGGACTAAACAACCCAGGAAAAGAGGCTAAACGATTAATTTCACCAGGATTATGACACGCCTACTACAGTAGTATCGCATAAAGAGAAAGGTATGTGGCAACAGAAACATCTACGAAATATGAAAGGTTTCACATGCATGTTTACGCTATCAAGAGTGGCGTGTACAGCTAGCTGCCCATAGTATAATCTAAGCGTTGTACTGGATTTTAGCTAGAGCGATTAATTTGAATATCATGTAGATTTTAAACATATTTCGTTAATCCGTAAATATCACTTGTCACAGAATAGTGAAGAATGCCTAGACTCTTGCGCCTGTTGTCTAGCTATACCAGTTTAGTGTGATGTTGCCTATTCCACAAGCCTGCTTCTCTTATCCTGTCAGCTTCTAGTATAAATGTTTACCCTCTGTGTCTTGTGTTCCTTCCTTCTGACCACTGCTGATAGAACGCTTTAGAAAAACACCTGGTAATCCCTATCTTtttctttcagcatgacaaacaCTTGATTTGGGTGGTGACAACTTTATTTAACATGCATTTCTGCCTCTCGTCTTCCTACCTCAGCTGTATTCCTAAGGAGTCCTGTCTGTCTACACATCACAGAGCCTCATGTATCAAGTCCCTCACATCTTTTCCACTGGAACTGACTCCTCATGGTGGAACCGTGGTACTCGTCGGGTTCTCTAGAAATGGAAAGAACTAGTAAACTTTAGTCTAGTGACAGTTgaggtgcaaaaaaaaaaaaaaaagtcacgaGGACAGACGTCAGAATGGGGGAAGTTGAAAAAAGAGATGCATGCTCTTGCTTCTCTTCCTAGTATTTGTTTAGCCATAGATGTGACCTTGGGGGTTCATTATCTTTTTACTCTGACGTAGCTGCATAAATGTTCACACCCTCCTTTTTGCTCTCATAATTCAGTCTGGGCCTTACTCCACACTTGGAACGTTTTGTTTTCCAGAAGTTTTTGAAAATTTTCTACCAATCAGCAATTTTGAAACAGCAGGTTAGCTGAAGTGGCCTGGGCCACCTCAGTGTCACCCAGTAACCCACCTCCCCCTTCCCTTGCCACAAGCACGCCCCTCCAGCAGCTGAGAGGTTGCCATGGCGACGGTAGTTGTGTCGGCGTAGCGACAGGGTGACAGTGATGGGGAGTACTCCATTTTCTGgtaaggggagggggggaggagggctgCAGGACCTGGGCTGTATGCCATGGAAGCTGAGCAAGCAGAAAGGGATGGTGGGGGGTGAGGTGGGGGGAGGGacgggagggggggaggagaggtcgGAACTGAGAGAGCATGATCTCTCGACCCCTCCGGCCCCGCCTCCAACCCCCATCTACCACGAGAAGCAACGGCGGGAGCTGTGTGCTCTGCATGCGCTCAATAATGTCTTCCAGGACGGGGCGGCATTCAGCAGGGATACACTCCAGGACATCTACCAGAGGTGAGGGGTTAAGGTTGTGTTTCCCAACTCGTCCTTGAGTACCCCCCAACtgaacacatttttgttgtaacCCCAGACAAACTCACCTGACTCAACTCATTGAGGGCGTTGTGATTTGTTGacgagttgaatcaggtgtgcttgtctggggctacaacatAAATGTGTGCTTCTGGGGGTACTCGGGGACTGGAGTttggaaacactgctctaggggaGGGATTTATCTTCTCCATTTTCTCTCACTCATATTCCTCCCCTctttccatctccccctctctttctttcgccCCCTTCagcatctctctcccttttttaCGCTTTCTTTCTCGTTTATTCTGTCCTCCTCActatctcatccctctctccacagaCTCTCTCCCGGCACTCTGGTAACCCCCCACAAGAAGAGTGTGCTGGGAAATGGGAACTATGATGTGAATGTCATTATGGCCGCCCTGCAGACCCGAGGGTTTGAGGCTGTCTGGTGGGATAAAAGAAGGTACACCTCTGTTCTCATTAAGCTATATGGTCTTCTACCCTATCTAGTTATTTAACTaacgtttttgtttattttttatttattggcCCATCCACCAGTCTCCCTCTTTGGAGGACAAAagtaacttaaaaaaaaataaaaaattatacagCTTTTTTGTAACATACATTTTAGAATCTTTCTAATTGCTTAGTATTCACATATTGTAAGTTAAAGATGAATATTCCAGTTTCACCctccaacaaaatgcttacttgcaggttccttctggacaatgcaacaacaataagaaataataaaagataagaagatgaacataaagtaaatggctcagtagaatataataaacttTTTAGcgtaagtataatacaggaaggcacaattttaTAGTGCGGTATTTACATGTATCAGAGAAAGGGGGGGATAAGGGGGCAAATGTTTGTGCAGTAATAgtaaataagagtctggtagcagcaatTGTGGgtagtgagtgcatgtgtgccaAGGTGCGGAGAGTCGGTGCAGgcgtccagttcaagtgttcagcagtctgatggcttgtagatggcctgttggtatcagacttCATGCTCTGATACCGTCTGCCCGTCGGTAAGGgagctgaactgtagtcaatgagcagcattctcacataggttttcctcttgtccagatgtgttggAGTCGAGTGAATAGCGATGGAAATGGCATCTTgagtggatctgttggagcggtaagcaaattggagtgggtccagtgtgtctgACATACTAGCCTTGATGTGCGCCATGACcagcctctcgaagcacttcatgatgatgggtGAGGGTGACGCGGCGGTAGTCATTTGGGCATGTCACCTTGGTTTCTTGGGCACTGGGACGATGGTGGTCtccttgaagcaagtggggactacAGCCTGGGAAAGGGACAGGTTGAAGATGTCTGAGAAGACACCCTCCAGCTGGTGAGGACACGgccagggatgccatctggggCGGTGGCTTTGTGAGTATTCACTCTTTTGAGAGTTTTCCTCACGTCAGCCTTGGAGCGTGAAGGCACCTTGTGGTCGTCTGGAGCAACGAGAGCCTTCCTGGATTTCTCTGTATTGTCTGCCTTGCAGCGAGCACACAATATCTTCAGCTGGGAGGGAGGCTTCAGTGGTCACCACACAGCTGGAttttcctttgtagtccgtgatagcCTGTAGTCCTTATCATAAGGCGTTGCGAGTCTGAGTTGTCAAACATCAATTGAAGTTTGAGTTTATAATATCTCTTCGCGTCCCTAATGGATTCGTGGCGCTTGTACCCACTTGCCTTGTATGTGTTGCTCGTCATTGATTCTTCTGGGTTTGTTCTGCTGAGATTGAATGCGATACGGGCTCTCAGAATGGTATGGATTTCTCCTTCATCCAGGATTTCTGGTTGGAATATGTCCGGATTGTTATTGTGCATACAACATCAacacatttcctaatgaagcctgTGAATGACAATGTATATTCCTCAATGTTGATGGATGAATCCTGAGTGGATGAATCTTGAACAAATTCCAATCAGTATCCTCAAAACATCATTGAGTCTTCCTCTGTCCAGCGCCTCACTATTGTGTTGGTGGCTCCCTCTTGAGTTGCTGCTTGTAGGGGGGAGTAGGAACAGAGACATGAAGTGGGGGCAGGGGAGTGATTTGTTCCCTCATGGTCCAGTACTTTGTTTCCTCTTTGTAGGATACATGTTGGTGATACTTTTGAAGAATTTGTTTTAAACTCGCTTGGTTAAAATCTCCCGCGACATTAAATACTGCTTCCGGGTGAGCGGATTCTTGCTAGCTAATGTGCTTGTGCAGTTCACGGAGTGCCGCCTTGATGTTTTCTTGTAGCAgtatgtacacagctgtgataaTAAAACACGTGAATTCCTTCTACATATAGTGGGGTTATTTTACCATCAGAAACTCCAGGTGGGGTGAGCAGGAGCTCAAGATGTTTTCAACTTTGTTACACCGGGAATTGTTGATGAGGAAGCATACACCTCCCCCTACTCTTACCAGAAGCCGCTGTTCGATCCATACGGAAAATGGAAAAGCTGCCTGGTTGAGTAGCAGAGTCGGGTGAACTGTCCGTAAGCCATGTCTGTAAAAGCAAAGACGCAGGATTCCCTGATTTTCCTCTGCTATAGTCAACAATATAATAAGACTATCATATTATCAGCAATTGAAGCCTTGCTCGAGGGTTCATTCAGTACATTtttccattgattggacatgagaaATAAACTTTGAACTCAGAGCAAGGCTTCAATATGCAGATTTGCTGAGAATATGATAGTCTTATTATATTGTTGACTATAGATTTCCAAATCTCCCAGCAATGCTATTTGTAGGGTTAATACCAGAATACATTAATAATTCTATCTTCGCAGCaaatctgtggagatggttgtatGCCCCTtatatataacattctgttggtGGTAATTTTAAATTGCAAAAACGCAAAGtgttttcatgcatttttatccAAAGTAATGCATTTGGCCCATGCAGGAAAAACTAAATCCACATcactggtgttgcaaacaccatccaACCCACTGAGCCATTGGAACCACAGTGCTGTGCTTGTTCATACTCTCCATCTTGTTTACTGCTCTCCGGTTTGGTGCATGTGCTGTTGTCAGCAACTATTTCAGTCAGCTCAGCCCTGCTCAATTTAGGTAACTTCAATCACTGGCCGTACACCAGAAATAGAGGAAAGATGAAGGCTTATTTACATATCCTCTTCATTCTGAATCCCTGTTGACCACAAGGTAGTAAAAAAAGGAATAGGCTACTCATGATTACCCAAACAGATATTCTGAAAATCAAAACAAGTTGGAGATATTTTTTACGttcagcatcactccgtcaagggaaatatttgttttctttctaACAATGATATCTACATaaatttcaggatgttgtgtatccctggaagtAAACAGAATtcttaacagttttgaaaacacaGCTTGTCTGAAAataagtggtctcttggcacaacttacacCAGGAATGGGGTAGGTtgagcatagggacagggtaaggcAGCTCAACTTCGTTGTCAAGTTCTCTGCATTTTGAGGCTACTAGCCAATGAAACTGAGACTTGATACGTTTAGcaagctcagactccatgtcatAAAATAAGTTACCGAAATCTTCAGTAATTTTGCCAtacattttctgttaattaccaatCTATCGTAACTTTGGTAATTTTCTAAAGTGTCATTCTATTTTTTTCATTCCTTGCTGCTGCTGGAATCttcccttctctcacttccttggctgctctctCAAGAACCTCAAGGGGGGGCTAGACCCCTGCTTGTTTTATGTTTGTATACACAGGGCATGATGTATACACTCAGGGTATGAGTTCATGCACATGGCACATATACAATGCATAAAACTGACAATGTAATGATCATTTGTATGGGGTAtggtggccattggctcaacttacacctaggcaaacattttgattatattagcccacacagctacaaggatgcacttttcATGccaggtttaggacctcatattgtagcTTATAGAGACCCTGATTTgtaaaatgatctactttggtttataTACAAACGTCATGAAACCTATAACGCAAATTAATTTGACTTTGTTAAAAtccaattttttgggggg is a genomic window of Salmo trutta chromosome 10, fSalTru1.1, whole genome shotgun sequence containing:
- the LOC115201318 gene encoding josephin-1 — its product is MGSTPFSGKGRGGGGLQDLGCMPWKLSKQKGMVGGEVGGGTGGGEERSELREHDLSTPPAPPPTPIYHEKQRRELCALHALNNVFQDGAAFSRDTLQDIYQRLSPGTLVTPHKKSVLGNGNYDVNVIMAALQTRGFEAVWWDKRRDVGSIALSNVTGFILNVPSNLRWGPLRLPLKRQHWIGVREVDEVYYNLDSKLRSPHTIGNPDELRKFLRHQLRGKNCELLLVVSEEVEVHQTWRSDGC